The Mangifera indica cultivar Alphonso unplaced genomic scaffold, CATAS_Mindica_2.1 Un_0036, whole genome shotgun sequence genomic interval ttaaatttaaaaaatttagcaaaGAAGGAGAATTGGGGCTAAAATGAGGAAATAGACATGAAATTCCCTATAAAACGGATCTGCACAGCCATCTAAGTCAGATTTCAATGGTGGAAAATTACAATTCTGGGGCCTGAAGGAGTTTTTTGATGACCCACTGACTTAATTTCAATTACATTACAAGGTCAATTTCGTTTGCATTTTCTTCGAAGCCATCGTCATCTCTTTGCCTTGGATGCTTCGTCGTCGTCCACtaacttattataattttggtcAACGATTGTTTGCTTGACTTTCTGCACAATTACTCATTTACCCCAGTAATGTTTTTCGCTACGCTTAtcaacaattatttaaaattttatttattttttatgatttttgtatatatgaaaaaaaaaacacagttCATTTAGACATGaactgtaataaaattatgcaatttTAATGCTTAGATTAATTAActtgtattaaatattatttttcaagaaaaaaatccataaaatcCTTTTGTAATTTCTATGAAGAACAAGGGTAATCGTGAAACTCCAGTTCTTCCCTGTGATCTTTATAACTCTACATCTTGCACTCTTCTACCTCATCTAAAATCTCCGATTGTTTCAGAAAATTAAAACTCCATGGATAGAGAGCAAGAAGACCTTCAATTTCTCAGCTTCTTCAGCATCTTCAAGGAGTCCTTCAGGATCATCTCCTCATGGAAAAAAATCTTCTCTCAAATTACCCTCACTCTCATCCTCCCCCTCTCTTTCATCCACCTCGCCCACATAGAGATCTCCCAGCTCCTCTTCTTCAAAATTCTCCACAATGAAAGCGCCCTAGAAGAAACCCAAGTCGGATCCACTAAGTATTCCAAACTCTCCAACATCATCTCCTCCGAATGGACCGCCTTCTGGCTCTTCAAATTCGCTTACTTCACCTTCTTCCTCGTTCTCGCTCTCCTCTCCACCTCCGCAGTCGTCTACACCATCGCCTGCATTTACACCGCCAAAGATATCACCTTCAAGAAGGTCATGAGTGTCGTTCCAAAGGTCTGGAAGCGCCTCATGGTCACTTTTCTCTGGAGTTTCGTCCTGCTTTTCCTATATCATGTTGTTGCGGGGAGTGTCTTTGtgttttgggcaatttttcTTGAAGATAACACCGTTGGAGTTCTGATAGGAGTTGTTTTATTAGCTTTTTACTTATGTGGGTTAGTTTATATCAACATAGTTTGGCATTTGGCGAGTGTCGTCTCAGTTTTGGAAGATGTTTATGGGTTCAAGGCGTTGAAGAAGAGCAAGAATTTGATCAAGGGAAAAATGGGGATCTCAACTGGGATGTTTGTGGTGTTAAGTGTTTGTTTGGGAGGGATTGAAGTGTTGTTTGAGAATGTTGTGGTG includes:
- the LOC123206436 gene encoding uncharacterized protein LOC123206436, yielding MDREQEDLQFLSFFSIFKESFRIISSWKKIFSQITLTLILPLSFIHLAHIEISQLLFFKILHNESALEETQVGSTKYSKLSNIISSEWTAFWLFKFAYFTFFLVLALLSTSAVVYTIACIYTAKDITFKKVMSVVPKVWKRLMVTFLWSFVLLFLYHVVAGSVFVFWAIFLEDNTVGVLIGVVLLAFYLCGLVYINIVWHLASVVSVLEDVYGFKALKKSKNLIKGKMGISTGMFVVLSVCLGGIEVLFENVVVLGLSPNVGVAILVGIVCFLLVVMVILLGLVIETIIYFICKSYHHENIDKSSLADHLEVYLGEYVPLKAKDVQLEQFQV